A single region of the Gemella sp. zg-570 genome encodes:
- a CDS encoding IS30 family transposase, which produces MQEHYNTKGKHITEKERYLIEKWKKEGKSNREIARLLGKNHQTINNEIKRGLIDLSFHGGTKEYSAQKAQNDYNHLRLAVGRTDTWTVEKENVIREKIMDKYSPEMISQLPDMPSFTTIYTWIYKGWIAGISRKHLIYPRKTKPIKSNEKRPPRKTNALSIEQRPQEINERKEIGHFEIDLVILNKKRGQQLLTLTDRKTRYEIIRLIPDKTAQSVNTALTSIQQDYLIRSLTADNGSEFLRLDEAITCPIYYAHPFSSYERGSNENANRLIRRWFPKGTTTVTPNEVTAVEQWINRYPRKLFNYVCPYDLPEVANLLL; this is translated from the coding sequence ATGCAAGAACATTATAACACAAAAGGCAAACACATTACAGAAAAAGAGCGTTATTTAATTGAAAAATGGAAAAAAGAAGGAAAAAGTAACCGAGAAATCGCTAGATTATTAGGCAAAAATCACCAAACTATTAATAACGAAATTAAACGCGGACTGATTGATTTATCTTTTCATGGTGGCACTAAAGAATACTCTGCTCAAAAAGCACAGAATGATTATAATCATTTACGTTTAGCCGTAGGTAGAACGGATACGTGGACTGTAGAAAAAGAAAATGTAATCAGAGAAAAAATTATGGATAAATATTCCCCTGAAATGATTAGTCAATTACCAGATATGCCGTCTTTTACGACAATTTACACATGGATATATAAAGGATGGATAGCAGGTATTTCACGTAAACATCTGATTTACCCTAGAAAAACTAAACCAATAAAATCAAATGAAAAACGACCACCAAGAAAAACGAATGCCCTCTCTATTGAACAGCGACCACAAGAGATTAACGAACGAAAAGAAATTGGGCATTTTGAAATTGATTTAGTCATTTTAAACAAGAAACGTGGACAACAGTTATTGACATTAACAGACAGAAAAACACGCTATGAAATCATTCGTCTTATTCCTGATAAAACGGCCCAAAGTGTGAATACCGCTTTGACGTCTATTCAACAAGACTATTTAATTCGCTCTTTAACAGCTGATAATGGTTCTGAATTTTTAAGACTAGACGAAGCCATCACTTGTCCTATTTATTACGCACATCCGTTTTCTTCTTATGAACGAGGTAGTAACGAAAATGCAAATCGATTGATTAGACGATGGTTCCCAAAAGGCACAACAACCGTTACTCCTAACGAAGTAACGGCTGTTGAACAATGGATAAATCGTTATCCACGTAAATTATTTAATTATGTATGTCCTTATGACTTGCCTGAGGTGGCTAACTTACTATTGTAA
- a CDS encoding competence/damage-inducible protein A produces MNVELISVGTELLLGDIVNTNTTYLSKELANIGINVFKHTTVGDNKGRLLRTFDRAFNSSDTIIVTGGLGPTDDDITKECAAEYFNRDFYLDEYSWEKIKNYVQKFNKNNVLTMNNKKQAMIPNGAIILENFCGTAPGIILEKDNKRIILMPGPPHEMKDMFIKSVKPYLEKLSDQKFISKYIRLYGIGESLLEDRIKNILDEQTNPTVAIYAKTGEVLIRVTASGNNIDYCNELLENKIKEIEDIVGEFIYLIGDEDIAESQSELQYVVAKLLIENNISLSTAESVTGGYLSSILIDNAGISNSFIEGLVCYSNQSKINSLCVKKETLEKFGNVSKETAHEMVLGLANKTKSDIAISTTGIASPVENSDKPVGLVYIGIYYRGQVSVKECQFNEDRNRIRDRAAKEALNEIRKLILENI; encoded by the coding sequence ATGAATGTAGAATTAATATCTGTTGGAACAGAACTTTTATTAGGAGATATTGTCAACACAAATACAACTTATCTTTCTAAAGAATTAGCTAACATAGGTATCAATGTTTTTAAACATACTACTGTTGGCGACAATAAAGGAAGATTACTAAGAACTTTTGACCGTGCCTTCAATAGTTCTGATACAATTATTGTAACTGGTGGTTTAGGGCCAACAGATGACGACATAACTAAGGAATGTGCGGCTGAATATTTTAATCGTGATTTTTATCTTGATGAATACTCTTGGGAAAAAATTAAAAATTACGTTCAAAAATTTAATAAAAATAATGTTCTTACTATGAATAATAAAAAGCAAGCCATGATACCAAATGGAGCAATTATTTTAGAAAATTTTTGCGGCACTGCTCCTGGTATAATATTAGAAAAAGATAATAAACGTATTATCCTAATGCCTGGCCCTCCTCATGAAATGAAAGATATGTTTATAAAATCTGTAAAGCCCTACCTAGAAAAATTAAGCGACCAAAAATTTATATCTAAATATATTCGCTTGTATGGAATTGGAGAATCTTTACTCGAAGATAGAATAAAAAATATATTAGATGAGCAAACTAATCCTACTGTTGCTATTTATGCAAAAACTGGTGAAGTCTTAATCAGAGTAACTGCAAGTGGAAATAATATTGATTATTGTAATGAACTGCTTGAAAATAAAATTAAAGAAATTGAAGATATAGTTGGAGAATTTATTTATTTAATTGGTGATGAAGATATAGCAGAAAGTCAAAGCGAACTTCAATATGTGGTGGCAAAATTATTAATTGAAAATAATATAAGTTTATCAACAGCAGAATCGGTAACAGGTGGCTACCTATCTTCAATCTTAATAGATAATGCAGGAATATCTAACTCATTTATTGAAGGTCTAGTCTGCTACTCTAATCAATCAAAAATTAATTCACTATGTGTAAAAAAAGAAACTTTAGAAAAATTTGGAAACGTAAGTAAAGAAACAGCACATGAAATGGTTCTTGGTCTGGCTAATAAAACTAAAAGTGATATAGCCATATCTACAACAGGAATTGCTAGTCCAGTAGAAAATTCTGACAAACCAGTAGGTCTTGTTTACATAGGTATATACTATAGGGGGCAAGTTAGTGTAAAAGAATGTCAGTTCAACGAAGATAGAAATAGAATTCGTGATAGAGCAGCAAAAGAAGCCCTAAACGAAATAAGAAAATTAATTTTAGAAAATATATAA